A stretch of Mustelus asterias chromosome 24, sMusAst1.hap1.1, whole genome shotgun sequence DNA encodes these proteins:
- the LOC144511375 gene encoding gremlin-1-like, producing MFYSILTLLIISGLSCSEEAADRIGAPGALPSPGKGHRGNPGRPRKVKDKEDVLDSNHAALPVTERRNVRRDWCKSHPLIQTLKEEGCMGRTVVNRFCYGQCNSFYIPSHEHGGEPFRSCSFCKPKKFNAVSVTFNCPGLRPPSKRRRIQLVKECRCISIDLD from the coding sequence ATGTTTTACAGCATTCTGACTTTATTAATCATATCTGGACTCTCATGCAGCGAGGAGGCTGCTGATCGCATTGGAGCTCCCggcgccctcccctccccggggAAAGGACACCGCGGCAACCCAGGCCGGCCGCGCAAGGTCAAGGACAAGGAGGACGTCTTGGACTCCAACCACGCCGCGCTGCCCGTCACCGAGCGTCGCAACGTGCGCCGGGACTGGTGCAAGTCCCACCCGCTCATCCAGACGCTGAAGGAAGAGGGCTGCATGGGCCGCACGGTGGTCAACCGCTTCTGTTACGGCCAGTGCAACTCCTTCTACATCCCCAGCCACGAACATGGCGGCGAGCCTTTCCGCTCCTGCTCCTTTTGCAAGCCCAAGAAGTTCAACGCCGTCTCTGTCACCTTCAACTGCCCCGGGCTCCGTCCGCCGTCCAAGAGGCGACGGATCCAGCTAGTGAAGGAGTGCCGCTGTATCTCCATAGACTTGGATtag